Proteins encoded by one window of Chromobacterium violaceum ATCC 12472:
- a CDS encoding alpha/beta hydrolase, whose product MTKASLIFLMTATILLGMFFFDHWQRLKIFEPAHQLYPTPDEMGVPYKDIWLTIRNMENEDKGILHGWWLPNKEASMLYLHGSESTIATDLDKILQIWNAGYSVLAIDYRGFGQSTKMLPNENSVTEDAMAAWDYLKTLSDSKNFHGIYGHSLGSAIAINIGKRHPEVDYLVLEGSFSSMADIIKETTPYRWLPSLLLTQKFESMKNIQGIAIPKLFIHCRSDEIVPFFLGEKLYQAAGLPKTRLILEKGGHQTCSHADAALWKNAMRMIMSKNSST is encoded by the coding sequence ATGACCAAGGCATCCCTGATTTTCCTGATGACTGCTACAATACTGTTAGGCATGTTCTTCTTTGACCATTGGCAGCGGCTTAAGATATTTGAGCCCGCTCATCAGCTCTACCCCACTCCTGATGAAATGGGGGTGCCATACAAGGACATATGGCTAACGATCAGAAATATGGAAAACGAAGACAAGGGCATTCTGCATGGATGGTGGCTACCTAACAAAGAAGCCAGCATGCTGTATTTACATGGTAGCGAAAGCACAATAGCCACTGATTTGGATAAGATATTGCAGATATGGAATGCAGGTTATTCGGTGCTTGCTATAGATTATAGAGGATTTGGCCAAAGCACTAAAATGCTTCCAAACGAGAACAGCGTGACGGAAGATGCGATGGCGGCCTGGGATTACTTGAAGACACTATCCGACTCAAAAAACTTCCACGGCATCTATGGCCACTCGTTAGGAAGCGCCATCGCGATCAACATTGGAAAAAGACACCCCGAGGTGGATTATCTGGTTCTAGAAGGTAGTTTCTCATCGATGGCGGACATCATAAAGGAAACTACACCATATAGATGGCTACCTTCCCTCTTGCTGACTCAAAAATTTGAATCCATGAAAAACATTCAAGGCATTGCCATACCAAAGCTATTTATACATTGCAGAAGCGATGAGATTGTTCCATTCTTTTTAGGCGAGAAACTTTACCAGGCAGCAGGCCTCCCTAAAACCAGGCTTATCCTCGAAAAAGGAGGCCATCAAACATGCAGCCATGCTGATGCTGCGCTCTGGAAAAACGCCATGAGAATGATAATGAGCAAAAATAGCTCGACATGA
- a CDS encoding xylulokinase — protein MAFYIATFDIGTTEVKAALADRDGGLHFQRSIALETYGDGNGPVEQDAGDWYDAVQRIASSWWQSGVDARRVSAIVLSGQMQNFLPLDQDHEPLHRAVLYSDKRPLKEAEEINARHGADNLWSALENPMTAASILPKLVFWRASFPQAFGRLRHVVLGAKDYVVLRLTGRHATDRTNASTTGLYRPKDDAWHVELLADYGFSLDLMPRLLEPGEQVGGVSALAARQTGFVSGTPVLCGLGDAGAATLGVGVLDDEDAYLHLGTTGWLARLTQTDPVGDMPVGTIFRLAGIIAGKTLQVAPVLNAGNILQWALTLVGHRPGEDCAEYFHMAAAEVQGVTVPDGLLFVPYLHAERCPVELPAPRGALLGVTGATTRAQILLAVLEGAALSLRWCAELLGMEKVGLLKVVGGGARSEAWLRMIADNLNVSLLVKPDAHLHPLRGLAALAAVELEWSHSIQDFLREADLREPASNILHPQPCDEGRRRRKFERFKQCVETLGRLD, from the coding sequence GTGGCTTTTTATATTGCGACGTTTGATATCGGTACGACAGAGGTCAAGGCAGCACTCGCTGACCGAGACGGGGGTTTGCATTTTCAGAGGTCGATCGCCTTGGAAACCTATGGCGATGGCAATGGCCCCGTCGAGCAGGATGCTGGAGATTGGTACGACGCGGTGCAGCGCATTGCGTCCAGTTGGTGGCAGTCTGGCGTGGATGCGCGCAGGGTGTCCGCTATCGTCCTCAGCGGGCAAATGCAGAATTTTCTCCCGCTGGACCAAGATCATGAGCCGCTTCACCGCGCGGTGCTGTATTCGGACAAGAGGCCGCTCAAAGAGGCTGAAGAAATCAATGCCCGTCATGGCGCCGACAACTTATGGAGCGCGCTGGAAAACCCGATGACGGCGGCTTCGATTCTGCCCAAGCTGGTCTTTTGGCGCGCCAGTTTTCCGCAGGCCTTTGGGCGCCTGAGGCATGTCGTGCTGGGGGCCAAGGATTACGTTGTGCTGCGCTTGACGGGGCGGCATGCCACTGACCGAACCAATGCCTCGACCACTGGCCTTTATCGGCCTAAAGACGATGCCTGGCATGTGGAACTGCTGGCCGACTATGGCTTTTCCTTGGATTTGATGCCTCGATTGCTTGAGCCAGGGGAGCAGGTTGGAGGCGTGTCCGCGCTTGCGGCCCGGCAGACTGGCTTCGTGTCCGGCACGCCGGTGCTTTGCGGTTTGGGAGATGCGGGGGCGGCTACTTTGGGTGTCGGCGTGTTGGATGACGAGGACGCCTATCTGCATTTGGGAACGACGGGCTGGCTGGCGCGCTTGACGCAAACCGATCCCGTCGGCGACATGCCTGTCGGGACGATATTCAGGCTTGCGGGGATTATTGCAGGCAAGACGCTGCAGGTGGCGCCGGTGCTGAATGCGGGCAATATTCTGCAATGGGCGTTGACGCTGGTCGGACACCGTCCGGGAGAGGACTGCGCCGAATATTTCCACATGGCGGCTGCCGAGGTTCAGGGTGTGACGGTGCCTGATGGCTTGCTATTCGTTCCGTATTTGCATGCAGAACGGTGTCCGGTCGAGCTGCCGGCGCCAAGAGGAGCGCTCTTGGGTGTCACGGGCGCAACCACCAGGGCCCAGATCCTGCTGGCGGTATTGGAGGGCGCCGCATTGTCGCTGCGTTGGTGTGCCGAGCTGCTGGGCATGGAGAAAGTAGGACTGCTCAAAGTGGTTGGGGGAGGCGCGAGGAGTGAGGCGTGGCTGAGGATGATCGCGGACAATCTGAATGTCAGTTTGCTGGTCAAGCCGGATGCGCATCTGCATCCCCTGAGAGGATTGGCGGCGTTGGCTGCGGTGGAGTTGGAATGGAGCCATTCCATCCAGGATTTCCTTCGAGAAGCGGATCTGCGCGAGCCGGCCTCGAACATTCTGCATCCACAGCCATGCGATGAGGGACGCCGCCGACGGAAATTCGAGCGATTCAAGCAATGCGTCGAAACCTTGGGAAGGTTGGACTAA
- a CDS encoding response regulator transcription factor: MAASKSLVFKNGRRIKVGLVDDHPIILLGLEQFLSQQMDIELVFSVSTIQEYLIRVKDSAPCDVLVIDFSMPDEAKDGFAWLRVAQETARNAKIILFTSQLYLTKICQGKNVGVCEIIYKGDSQLALLESIRTAADIEGRVKPEMESCDKEANRLTKKEWEVLLWIAEGMSVSEIASKKQRSIKTISTQKRSVMKKLGIKNDFGLMSYLELEGIAKIKREPK; this comes from the coding sequence ATGGCAGCTAGTAAATCTTTGGTCTTTAAGAATGGCCGGCGGATTAAGGTGGGACTGGTTGATGATCATCCTATTATTCTGTTAGGTTTGGAGCAATTTCTGTCACAGCAGATGGACATAGAGTTGGTTTTTTCTGTTTCCACTATTCAGGAATACTTGATCAGAGTGAAAGACTCTGCACCATGCGATGTGCTGGTGATAGATTTCTCCATGCCAGATGAAGCAAAGGATGGCTTCGCATGGCTTCGCGTAGCTCAGGAAACAGCGCGTAATGCCAAGATAATATTGTTTACTAGTCAATTGTATTTAACAAAGATTTGTCAAGGGAAGAATGTTGGTGTCTGTGAGATTATTTATAAGGGAGACTCTCAGCTGGCGCTATTGGAGTCGATAAGGACCGCTGCTGATATTGAAGGGAGGGTCAAGCCTGAAATGGAGTCATGTGATAAGGAAGCCAATAGGCTAACCAAGAAAGAGTGGGAAGTCTTATTGTGGATAGCGGAAGGGATGAGTGTCAGTGAAATTGCAAGTAAAAAGCAGCGCAGTATTAAAACGATTAGCACTCAAAAACGTTCGGTCATGAAGAAGCTAGGTATAAAAAATGATTTTGGTTTGATGAGTTATTTGGAGCTGGAGGGGATTGCCAAGATAAAAAGGGAGCCCAAGTAA
- a CDS encoding MFS transporter, with protein sequence MSEVLSFSQAYRRLLAKTAALFLSYLAVAMTLPVTSIYVIDQLHYGNALGGLAVGITFFSTILTRGHAGRLCDQQGGKACMRRGLCLYALAGVVCLASSFLANQPALALGALLAGRLLLGLGESLAIVGMSAWSIGLMGPVHSGKVMSLVGMGMYGAFAAGGPLGLLLFQQTGFRPLMLVCALLPLAGLLLIRSFPGIRPHAGQRESFLRILGRIGKPGAAVFLQGVGFAGLGAFFALYFSSRGWAWGSLGLTGFGVGFVLVRVLCGHLPDRIGGAKVALISLGVEVVGQWLIWSSAAPAAALLGALLTGIGCSMVFPSMGVEVVKRVPAHLRGTALGGFAAFQDLAYGLTGPIAGLFADSFGYGAVFLIGAASAALGMAMVGLMLADRAPAPEPIQK encoded by the coding sequence ATGTCGGAAGTTCTGTCATTTTCCCAAGCCTATCGCCGCCTGCTGGCGAAGACGGCTGCGTTGTTCCTGTCTTATCTCGCGGTGGCCATGACGCTGCCGGTCACTTCCATCTATGTGATAGACCAACTGCATTACGGCAACGCTTTGGGCGGCCTTGCGGTCGGGATCACCTTTTTTTCCACCATACTGACACGCGGCCATGCCGGCCGCCTGTGCGACCAGCAGGGCGGCAAGGCCTGCATGCGGCGGGGCCTCTGCCTGTATGCGCTGGCTGGCGTGGTCTGCCTGGCCTCGTCTTTCTTGGCCAATCAGCCCGCTTTGGCGCTGGGCGCTCTGTTGGCGGGGCGCTTGCTGCTGGGCTTGGGCGAGAGCTTGGCCATTGTGGGCATGTCGGCCTGGAGCATCGGGCTGATGGGGCCGGTCCATTCCGGCAAGGTGATGTCTCTGGTGGGCATGGGCATGTACGGGGCTTTCGCCGCCGGCGGCCCGCTTGGCCTCTTGCTGTTCCAGCAGACCGGTTTCCGGCCGCTGATGCTGGTTTGCGCGCTGCTGCCCCTGGCAGGGCTATTGTTGATCCGCAGCTTTCCCGGCATCAGGCCGCATGCCGGCCAGCGCGAGTCTTTTCTGCGCATCCTGGGGCGGATCGGCAAACCCGGCGCGGCGGTGTTTCTGCAAGGCGTCGGCTTCGCCGGCCTAGGCGCTTTTTTCGCGCTGTATTTCTCCAGTCGCGGCTGGGCCTGGGGCAGCCTCGGCCTGACCGGTTTCGGCGTAGGCTTCGTATTGGTGCGCGTGCTGTGCGGCCATCTGCCCGACCGCATCGGCGGCGCGAAGGTGGCGCTGATTTCGTTGGGTGTGGAGGTCGTCGGACAGTGGTTGATCTGGAGTTCGGCCGCGCCGGCCGCCGCCTTGCTGGGCGCCTTATTGACCGGCATAGGGTGTTCAATGGTATTCCCGTCGATGGGGGTGGAGGTGGTCAAGCGCGTGCCGGCGCATCTGCGCGGAACCGCGCTGGGCGGCTTCGCGGCTTTCCAGGACCTGGCTTATGGCCTGACGGGGCCGATAGCGGGCCTGTTCGCCGACAGTTTCGGCTATGGGGCGGTCTTTCTGATCGGCGCGGCATCTGCCGCGCTGGGAATGGCAATGGTAGGGCTGATGCTGGCTGACCGCGCGCCGGCGCCTGAACCTATCCAAAAATAA
- a CDS encoding Hpt domain-containing protein: MMKSEYEGNNVSHSVLRMAIERIQADFLRLSMLFESGDYDGMINISHSLAGLSLYLNLEDLAACCSEIENISLRRDVERVKEEMENLREKVRCAMDILKDRIISEGQKE; this comes from the coding sequence ATGATGAAATCTGAATATGAGGGAAATAATGTCAGCCATTCAGTTTTACGTATGGCAATAGAGAGAATTCAAGCGGATTTTTTGAGGCTGAGCATGTTGTTTGAGTCAGGGGATTATGATGGGATGATAAATATTTCTCATTCCTTGGCTGGGTTGTCTCTTTACCTGAATTTAGAGGATTTGGCTGCATGTTGCTCGGAAATCGAAAATATCTCATTGCGGAGAGATGTGGAAAGGGTCAAGGAGGAAATGGAGAATTTACGTGAAAAAGTGAGATGTGCAATGGATATATTGAAAGATAGAATCATCAGCGAGGGTCAGAAGGAGTAG
- a CDS encoding transglycosylase domain-containing protein, which translates to MIDTSEAKLGLGKGKPSSSVWWALAGLGVALFGLGASLLLNEIHTSHFQSMFFSRAGRHATFAVEPGPSKDMRFPAPGGPYDQRLGYVDLPRFLQRLQQRGYAIDAQARQSPDMIKLTDRGVTGPLLPLGLFPPYREKDQGGLLVRDGYGRPIYQSQYPQRVYGSFESLPRLLVSGLLYIENHTLLDDSNPQQNPAIEWSRFGKALADESLHLFRPGYHSAGASTLATQIEKFRHSPGGRTGSPKEKLRQMLSASVRAYHNGEDTTAFRRQLVVEYLNTVPLAARAGFGEISGIGDGMWAWYGRSFDEMNRTLANDSPPTVDEQATVFKEALSLMISQRGPSAYLNGDMKVLEDLTDSYLRLMARDKVISQELCDAALKVSLRQQKEKVSPAVKSLVERKGANAVRIKLAGMLGMPRLYDLDHVDVEVGSTLDSQLQQSVTDHLMKLRDPEYAKSAGLGDKFLLQQGSPEGVTYSFTLIERTPFGNKVRVQADNFDQPFDINEGTKLDLGSTSKLRTLVTYLEVIADLHRQYAGLSREALGKIRSGEHESVLRRWAIDYLRQNDDRSLPAMLAASLERKYSASPGESFFTGGGRHTFENFDKNDNGRILSLREATQRSVNLVYIRVMRDIVRYYMYPAGYDDTLMGDKEDPRRREYLQRFADKEGKTFMAGFYHKYRGKSADQIDALLVEKARRSPKRLAVIFRSIRPTEDQQAMAAFIARHANPPAKLEPKTLARLYDELGPDRFNLADRGYLAGIHPLELWMVAYLHGHPGAEWSEMVQASAAQRQEVYQWLFNSKHKGGQDNRIRQIQEADAFRKIHAAWKRMGYPFDSLVPSYATALGASADRPASLAELMGILSNDGVRLPTVYIDKMRFAEATPYETSLAQAPTRGVRVLPPEIPQLVRQVLSEVVDKGTAHRVAGAFDRKKGEHTLIGGKTGTGDNRFKTFSRGGGLTSARVVSRSGAFVFYIGDHYFGTIVAYVAGPKAADYKFTSALPVQVLKVLAPTLLPRLDYTPRETSRGADSVAEGMPDAGLPPGTPLCLVPSMSGMCQLLQPPEMKSVPSAGQEEARRGGRGLA; encoded by the coding sequence ATGATAGACACTTCGGAAGCCAAACTCGGATTGGGCAAGGGCAAACCGTCTTCTTCCGTCTGGTGGGCGCTGGCCGGCCTGGGCGTCGCGCTGTTCGGCCTGGGCGCCTCGCTGCTGCTGAACGAGATCCATACCTCGCACTTCCAGTCGATGTTCTTCAGCCGCGCCGGCCGCCACGCGACCTTCGCTGTGGAGCCGGGGCCGAGCAAGGACATGCGTTTCCCGGCGCCGGGCGGTCCTTACGATCAGCGGCTGGGTTACGTCGACCTGCCGCGATTCCTGCAGCGCCTGCAGCAGCGCGGCTACGCGATAGACGCCCAGGCCAGGCAGTCTCCCGACATGATCAAGCTGACGGACCGGGGCGTCACCGGGCCGTTGCTGCCGCTGGGCCTGTTTCCGCCCTATCGCGAGAAGGATCAAGGCGGGCTGCTGGTGCGGGACGGTTACGGCCGTCCCATTTATCAATCCCAGTATCCGCAGCGGGTGTACGGCAGCTTCGAGTCGCTGCCGCGGCTGCTGGTGTCCGGCCTGCTGTACATCGAAAACCATACCCTGCTCGACGACAGCAATCCGCAGCAGAATCCGGCGATCGAATGGTCGCGTTTCGGCAAGGCGCTGGCCGACGAAAGCCTGCACCTGTTCCGTCCCGGCTACCACTCCGCCGGCGCCAGCACGCTGGCGACCCAGATCGAAAAGTTCCGTCATTCTCCAGGCGGCCGCACCGGCTCGCCCAAGGAAAAACTGCGCCAGATGCTGTCGGCTTCGGTGCGCGCCTACCACAACGGGGAGGACACCACCGCCTTCCGCCGCCAGTTGGTGGTTGAGTACCTGAATACGGTGCCGCTGGCCGCGCGCGCCGGTTTCGGCGAGATTTCCGGCATAGGCGACGGCATGTGGGCCTGGTATGGCCGTTCCTTCGACGAAATGAACCGCACGCTGGCCAACGATTCGCCGCCGACGGTGGACGAACAGGCAACCGTGTTCAAGGAGGCGCTCAGCCTGATGATTTCCCAGCGCGGCCCGTCCGCCTACCTGAATGGCGACATGAAGGTGCTGGAGGACCTGACCGACTCCTACCTGCGGCTGATGGCGCGCGACAAGGTGATTTCTCAGGAACTGTGCGACGCGGCGCTGAAAGTGTCGCTGAGGCAGCAGAAGGAGAAGGTGAGTCCAGCCGTCAAGTCGCTGGTGGAGCGCAAGGGCGCCAACGCGGTGCGGATCAAACTCGCCGGCATGTTGGGCATGCCCAGGCTGTACGACCTGGACCACGTGGACGTCGAGGTCGGCAGCACCCTGGATTCGCAGCTGCAGCAGTCCGTCACCGACCACCTGATGAAGCTGCGCGACCCGGAGTACGCGAAATCGGCGGGCCTGGGCGACAAGTTCCTGCTGCAGCAGGGATCGCCGGAAGGCGTCACCTACAGCTTCACGTTGATCGAACGCACGCCGTTCGGCAACAAGGTCAGGGTGCAGGCCGACAATTTCGACCAGCCTTTCGACATCAACGAAGGCACCAAGCTGGACCTGGGATCCACCTCCAAGCTGCGCACGCTGGTCACCTATCTGGAAGTGATCGCCGACCTGCACCGGCAGTACGCGGGCCTTAGCCGCGAGGCGCTGGGCAAGATCAGGTCCGGCGAGCACGAGTCGGTGCTGCGGCGCTGGGCGATAGACTACCTGCGCCAGAACGACGACCGCAGCCTGCCGGCGATGCTGGCCGCGTCGCTGGAGCGCAAGTACAGCGCCAGCCCGGGCGAGAGCTTTTTCACCGGCGGCGGCCGCCACACCTTCGAAAACTTCGACAAGAACGACAACGGCCGGATCCTGAGCCTGCGCGAGGCGACCCAGCGCTCGGTGAACCTGGTTTACATCCGGGTGATGCGCGACATCGTCCGCTACTACATGTATCCGGCCGGCTACGACGACACCCTGATGGGCGACAAGGAAGACCCGCGCCGGCGCGAATACCTGCAGCGTTTCGCCGACAAGGAGGGCAAGACCTTCATGGCGGGCTTCTACCACAAGTACCGCGGCAAGAGCGCGGACCAGATCGACGCTTTGCTGGTGGAGAAGGCGCGCCGCAGCCCCAAGCGCCTGGCTGTGATTTTCCGCAGCATCCGCCCGACCGAGGACCAGCAGGCGATGGCGGCCTTCATTGCCAGGCACGCCAACCCGCCGGCCAAGCTGGAGCCCAAGACGCTGGCTAGGCTGTACGACGAACTGGGGCCGGACCGCTTCAACCTGGCCGACCGAGGCTATCTGGCAGGCATCCATCCGCTGGAGTTGTGGATGGTCGCCTATCTGCATGGCCATCCCGGCGCGGAGTGGAGCGAGATGGTGCAGGCCAGCGCCGCTCAGCGCCAGGAAGTCTATCAATGGCTGTTCAACAGCAAGCACAAGGGCGGCCAGGATAACCGCATCCGCCAGATCCAGGAGGCGGACGCTTTCCGCAAGATACACGCGGCGTGGAAACGGATGGGTTATCCCTTCGATTCGCTGGTGCCATCCTACGCTACGGCGCTGGGCGCATCGGCGGACCGGCCGGCGTCGCTGGCCGAACTGATGGGCATCCTGTCCAATGACGGCGTGCGCCTGCCGACCGTTTACATCGACAAGATGCGCTTCGCCGAGGCCACGCCATACGAGACCTCGCTGGCGCAGGCGCCGACACGCGGCGTGCGGGTGCTGCCGCCCGAGATTCCGCAACTGGTGCGCCAGGTGCTGTCAGAAGTGGTGGACAAGGGTACCGCCCACCGCGTGGCGGGCGCTTTCGACCGCAAGAAAGGCGAGCACACGCTGATAGGCGGCAAGACCGGCACCGGCGACAACCGCTTCAAGACTTTCTCGCGCGGCGGCGGATTGACCTCGGCGCGGGTAGTCAGCCGCTCCGGCGCTTTCGTGTTCTATATCGGCGATCATTACTTCGGCACCATCGTCGCCTATGTGGCCGGGCCCAAGGCGGCCGACTACAAGTTCACCAGCGCCTTGCCGGTGCAGGTGCTGAAAGTGCTGGCGCCGACCTTGCTGCCGCGGCTGGATTACACGCCGCGGGAAACCAGCCGCGGCGCGGACAGCGTGGCGGAAGGGATGCCGGACGCAGGTCTGCCGCCAGGCACGCCGCTGTGTCTGGTGCCCAGCATGAGCGGCATGTGCCAGCTGTTGCAGCCCCCGGAGATGAAGTCCGTTCCGTCGGCAGGCCAGGAGGAGGCGAGACGGGGAGGCCGCGGGCTTGCGTGA
- a CDS encoding putative 2-aminoethylphosphonate ABC transporter permease subunit codes for MLSLAKRWFPAALRVDGERLAGAALAWALLGWLVLALGLPLLFILGKSVLTMDGDFAGLDNIAEVLASPGLMRAAGNSLLLALTVSALVVPSAFAFAWALCRSRAPGRGAFRQIALLPLLAPSLLPAISLVYLFGNQGLLKGWLGDGPVYGFWGMVAGETFYAFPYAFMLLFTSLSVADARLYEAARAMGAGAWRRFATITLPGARYGLASSALLVFTLVMTDFGVPKVVGGDCNVLAVEAFKQVVGQQNFPRGAVVGLMLLLPAVLSCFIERAMSRRQRAALSARSTPFSPSRAPARDAAALTMLAIMAIPLLALMGVGVAASFIKYWPYDLSLTLAHYRFDQVDGGGWDAYFNSLEMAAAVALLGASLAFLGAYCCEKLPAAPLARTALRFFAMLPMAVPGLVLGLGYVFFFNHPANPLNGLYGGLALMTACTVVHFYTTAHLTIATALKQMDGEFEAVAAALKVPFWITLRRVTLPVCLPALLDVSRFLFVSAMTTLSALVFIAGPERSLAAVAIVAMDDAGDTAAAAAMATLIVLSSALASLAASLLSRRLVGCGQPWRSR; via the coding sequence ATGCTGAGCCTGGCAAAACGATGGTTTCCCGCCGCGCTGCGGGTGGACGGCGAACGTCTGGCCGGCGCCGCGCTGGCCTGGGCGCTGCTGGGATGGCTGGTGTTGGCGCTGGGCCTGCCGCTGCTGTTCATCCTCGGCAAATCCGTGCTGACCATGGACGGCGATTTCGCCGGACTCGACAATATCGCCGAGGTGCTGGCTTCGCCCGGCCTGATGCGCGCCGCCGGCAACAGCCTGCTGCTGGCCTTGACGGTCTCGGCGCTGGTGGTGCCGTCGGCCTTCGCCTTCGCCTGGGCGCTATGCCGCAGCCGCGCGCCGGGCAGGGGCGCGTTCCGCCAGATCGCGCTGCTGCCGCTATTGGCGCCGTCGCTGCTGCCGGCGATCTCGCTGGTGTATCTGTTCGGCAACCAGGGCCTGTTGAAGGGCTGGCTGGGGGACGGACCCGTTTACGGCTTCTGGGGCATGGTCGCAGGCGAGACGTTCTATGCCTTTCCCTATGCCTTCATGCTGCTTTTCACCTCGCTGTCCGTCGCCGACGCCCGCCTGTACGAGGCGGCGCGGGCGATGGGCGCCGGCGCGTGGCGGCGCTTCGCCACCATCACGCTGCCGGGCGCGCGCTACGGCCTGGCGTCGTCGGCCTTGCTGGTGTTCACGCTGGTGATGACTGACTTCGGCGTGCCCAAGGTGGTGGGCGGCGACTGCAATGTGCTGGCGGTGGAGGCGTTCAAGCAGGTGGTGGGCCAGCAGAACTTCCCGCGCGGCGCGGTGGTGGGCCTGATGCTGCTGCTGCCGGCGGTGCTGTCCTGCTTCATCGAGCGGGCGATGTCGCGCCGCCAGCGCGCGGCCTTGTCCGCGCGGTCGACGCCGTTTTCGCCGTCCAGGGCCCCGGCGCGGGATGCGGCTGCGCTTACCATGCTGGCGATCATGGCCATCCCGTTGCTGGCGCTGATGGGCGTCGGCGTGGCGGCCTCCTTCATCAAGTATTGGCCGTACGACCTCAGCCTGACGCTGGCCCACTACCGTTTCGACCAAGTGGACGGCGGCGGCTGGGACGCCTATTTCAACAGCCTGGAAATGGCTGCCGCCGTGGCGCTGCTCGGCGCGTCGCTGGCCTTTCTGGGCGCGTATTGCTGCGAGAAGCTGCCGGCCGCGCCGCTGGCGAGGACAGCGTTGCGTTTCTTCGCGATGCTGCCGATGGCGGTGCCCGGCCTGGTGCTGGGCCTGGGCTATGTATTCTTCTTCAACCACCCCGCCAATCCGCTCAACGGACTGTACGGCGGCTTGGCGCTGATGACGGCCTGCACGGTCGTCCACTTCTACACCACCGCCCATCTGACCATCGCCACCGCGCTCAAACAGATGGATGGCGAATTCGAAGCGGTGGCCGCCGCGCTGAAGGTACCGTTCTGGATCACGCTGCGCCGGGTGACGCTGCCGGTCTGCCTGCCCGCCTTGCTGGACGTGTCTCGCTTCCTGTTCGTGTCGGCGATGACCACGCTGTCGGCGCTGGTGTTCATCGCCGGGCCGGAGCGCAGCCTGGCCGCGGTAGCCATCGTGGCCATGGACGACGCCGGCGACACCGCGGCCGCCGCCGCGATGGCGACGCTGATCGTGCTCAGTTCGGCGCTGGCCTCGCTGGCGGCGTCGCTGTTGTCGCGCCGGCTGGTGGGGTGCGGCCAGCCGTGGCGTTCGCGCTGA